Genomic window (Achromobacter sp. B7):
GGCGGGCGGCGAGAACAGGCCGCCGGTCAGCATGGCGATGGCGTGGTCCGCGATCGCGTCGGTATCAATGGCCTGCATGGGCGGGTTGCCCTGCCACAGGCGGCGCCACAGGTTCGACGTGGCAAGAGGCAACAGCGTCAGGCCCAGGATGGACAAAAACACCAGGCGCGGCTCGACGCCCGGCGTGATGGCGCCGCGTTGCTGCGCCTGACCGATCACGGCGGCGAAAGCGGCCAGGCGTTCGGTGGGGACATGAGGCAGTACGCGTTCTCGCAGTTGACCGCCTTCGTTGACCACTTCATGGATCCACAGCGCGGGCAGCCAGGGCCGGTCGGTGGCGCTTTGCACGATGCGCTTCACGATTTCCACCAGGTAGCCGCGCGCGGCAGCGGCCGGGTCGGGGCTTGCGGCAGGCGCCGGCTTCGTAGACTTGCCGTCGTCGCCACTATCGGCGTCGCCGCCTTTGGCATCCGACGCCAGCGGGACGGGCGACCACACAAAACCGATCACCGGCACGACGCGCTCAAGCACCACGGCGTCGATCAATTGGTCGCGGCTTTTGAAGTAGTAATGCAGCATGGCCGGCGTGACGGCCGCGCGCTGGGCGATGTGCGCGATGGTGGTGGCGGCCACGCCCTGGGCCGCGAACAGGCCCGTGGCGATGTCCAGCAATTGTTCGCGCATGGCGGCGGCATCGGGTCGCGCCGGGCGGCCGGGGCGGCGCGCGC
Coding sequences:
- a CDS encoding TetR/AcrR family transcriptional regulator, whose amino-acid sequence is MNKSLSTSAPSSVDAPRARRPGRPARPDAAAMREQLLDIATGLFAAQGVAATTIAHIAQRAAVTPAMLHYYFKSRDQLIDAVVLERVVPVIGFVWSPVPLASDAKGGDADSGDDGKSTKPAPAASPDPAAAARGYLVEIVKRIVQSATDRPWLPALWIHEVVNEGGQLRERVLPHVPTERLAAFAAVIGQAQQRGAITPGVEPRLVFLSILGLTLLPLATSNLWRRLWQGNPPMQAIDTDAIADHAIAMLTGGLFSPPAQPADAT